From a region of the Gossypium raimondii isolate GPD5lz chromosome 10, ASM2569854v1, whole genome shotgun sequence genome:
- the LOC105776857 gene encoding uncharacterized protein LOC105776857, which produces MNQRKLLLNERVEVRQFEEGLRGSWHPGVVVGVSHLSRSIEYDELLCETGDSKLIESIPVTEAVEGLHTRRHVPSTYRGYIRPLPPSSQPHSNQNLGFGVCVDALFEDAWWEGVILDNDDNASERSVYFPDEDDECKFSASQLRVAHEWDEFLGIWRDRGIWVLVELAKELEGDVPLACCVKKVWSSLRLNYGFGKMISEWTCGVRTVWRTYFLEVVQEIAVGSSRRNLANRKILAWMVGRRNKKSKDPGKTNSYLSDISAQAGSCTDFKAVGSCRKGEGKGPLGKHKGRRRSVMSKLKHEELPKMNPSTRKSSVADKSCGEKQVMEESGKLDSGIDKQKSPILSENEGNQLSVDCSRGNKTISFSVSDVQDNQSIYRTFTKHGQIDGNHTVIFPDCSKVQASMQSFFSVIPKKRRSSLIRKRFSKNHQGPNSKVKNPSKVKKGNNKASFLVYKNDSVLRRRFSKKTKQADAKVEGNPKKEEKGVDVINKDDALPDGHRCLSLPVDNCGKKFRLKDMVSRSRRRKRKRRCCGSRLCDTICSVCHYGGDLMVCGYCPCSYHLSCINLKDIPNEKWFCPSCCCGLCCMRDCKDDSEHFTKACLQCTRQYHVACLSEVQHMSSTDYLFGSFCSEACYKLCAQLHQLLGISNPTTVDGLSWTLMRSLKNVYGFPDMLKTHTWIKLSDVLRVIHECFEPVKDPHTKRDLVRDVVFNSGSKLKRVDFRGFFAMVLHNGHEILSIATVRIHGLKVAEMPLIATPFQYRRQGMCRLLFKELEKLLVQMGIERLVLPAIPQLRETWEKSFGFLEMPLSERLQFLGYPFLAFQGTIMLQKFLRNSIVNKEMRDFSGKSSDFGGNASNIFKKHTQGSDSEDKFYGLLYKRRLKLEVIGKENLANNCGGRTRLSKKLCKQRRILAGRD; this is translated from the exons ATGAACCAGAGGAAGCTTCTTCTCAATGAGAGAGTCGAG GTTCGCCAATTTGAGGAAGGGTTGCGGGGGTCGTGGCACCCTGGGGTGGTTGTTGGAGTTTCGCATTTATCCCGATCAATTGAATATGATGAGCTCTTGTGTGAAACAGGTGATTCAAAGCTCATTGAGTCCATCCCCGTGACAGAGGCAGTTGAAGGTCTTCATACCCGTCGCCATGTTCCATCAACCTATCGAGGGTATATACGACCTCTTCCTCCCTCATCTCAACCTCATTCTAATCAAAATCTGGGTTTTGGGGTTTGTGTTGATGCATTGTTTGAAGATGCATGGTGGGAAGGGGTTATTTTGGATAATGATGATAATGCATCTGAGCGGTCTGTGTATTTTCCTGATGAGGATGATGAGTGCAAATTCAGTGCGAGTCAATTACGTGTAGCTCATGAGTGGGATGAGTTTCTGGGCATTTGGAGAGACCGAGGTATATGGGTATTGGTGGAGCTAGCAAAAGAGCTTGAAGGTGATGTTCCCTTGGCTTGTTGTGTAAAGAAAGTTTGGTCCTCCCTACGTTTAAATTATGGGTTTGGAAAGATGATATCTGAGTGGACTTGTGGTGTTCGGACTGTTTGGAGGACCTACTTCCTGGAAGTTGTTCAGGAGATTGCAGTTGGGTCTAGCCGGCGAAATCTTGCTAATCGCAAAATCTTGGCCTGGATGGTGGGAAggagaaataaaaaatcaaaggaTCCTGGGAAGACAAATTCCTATTTATCTGACATTTCTGCACAAGCAGGTAGCTGCACTGATTTCAAGGCTGTTGGGTCATGTCGAAAAGGAGAGGGAAAAGGCCCTCTTGGTAAGCACAAAGGAAGGAGACGATCTGTAATGTCAAAACTGAAACATGAGGAGCTACCTAAAATGAATCCATCTACTAGAAAAAGTTCTGTGGCAGATAAATCATGCGGAGAAAAGCAAGTAATGGAGGAGTCTGGTAAACTTGATTCTGGAATAGACAAGCAAAAGTCTCCTATACTTAGTGAGAATGAGGGTAATCAACTCTCTGTTGATTGCTCAAGAGGAAATAAAACCATTTCTTTTTCTGTCTCTGATGTTCAAGACAATCAATCAATTTACAGGACTTTCACTAAGCATGGGCAGATTGATGGTAATCATACTGTCATTTTCCCTGACTGTAGCAAAGTGCAGGCGAGCATGCAATCATTCTTCTCTGTTATTCCTAAGAAGAGAAGATCTTCATTAATTAGAAAAAGGTTTTCAAAGAATCACCAGGGGCCTAATTCAAAGGTTAAAAATCCATCAAAGGTGAAGAAGGGAAATAACAAGGCTTCTTTCCTTGTTTATAAAAATGATTCAGTGTTGAGGAGAAGGTTTTCAAAGAAAACTAAGCAAGCTGATGCAAAAGTTGAAGGCAACCctaagaaagaagagaaaggcGTAGATGTCATAAACAAAGATGATGCTTTACCTGATGGTCATCGTTGTTTAAGTCTTCCTGTTGATAATTGTGGAAAAAAGTTCAGGCTTAAAGACATGGTGTCTCGTTCTCGGAGGCGCAAGAGGAAGCGGCGCTGTTGCGGTTCCCGACTGTGTGATACAATATGTAGTGTCTGTCACTATGGAGGAGATCTTATGGTTTGTGGTTACTGCCCATGCTCATATCATTTAAGTTGCATTAACCTCAAG GATATACCTAATGAAAAGTGGTTTTGTCCATCTTGCTGTTGTGGACTATGTTGCATGAGAGATTGCAAGGATGATAGTGAGCATTTTACAAAAGCTTGTCTCCAATGCACCCGCCAAT aTCATGTTGCTTGCCTAAGTGAAGTTCAGCATATGTCTTCTACAGACTACCTATTTGGGAGTTTTTGTAGTGAGGCTTGTTATAAG TTATGTGCTCAACTTCATCAACTTTTGGGAATTTCAAATCCCACTACTGTTGATGGCTTAAGCTGGACACTGATGAGATCGTTGAAAAATGTGTATGGATTTCCTGATATGTTGAAAACTCACACCTGGATTAAGCTATCAGATGTACTAAGGGTTATCCATGAGTGTTTCGAACCTGTCAAGGATCCTCATACCAAGAGAGATCTggtcagagatgttgttttCAATTCAGG GTCCAAACTTAAACGAGTAGATTTTCGTGGATTCTTTGCCATGGTTCTCCATAATGGTcatgaaattttatcaatagCCACAGTGAG GATACATGGACTAAAGGTTGCAGAGATGCCGTTAATTGCTACACCTTTCCAATATCGTCGGCAGGGTATGTGTCGACTTCTTTTCAAGGAGTTGGAGAAG CTGCTTGTTCAAATGGGCATTGAGAGATTAGTCTTGCCTGCAATACCTCAGCTTAGAGAAACATGGGAAAAGTCCTTTGGTTTCTTGGAAATGCCCCTTTCAGAAAGGCTGCAATTTTTGGGCTATCCTTTTTTGGCCTTTCAGGGGACTATAATGTTGCAGAAATTCCTTAGGAACTCTATTGTTAATAAGGAGATGAGAG ATTTTTCTGGAAAATCTTCTGATTTTGGAGGAAATGCATCAAATATCTTTAAG